A window of Corallococcus macrosporus DSM 14697 contains these coding sequences:
- the ruvB gene encoding Holliday junction branch migration DNA helicase RuvB, whose translation MARKSDTLSEDVLPEDVRLEASLRPRSFDEYVGQGPVVEKLKVYVQAARSRGEALDHCLFSGPPGLGKTSLAHIIANELGVGIHVTSGPALERKGDLAGLLTNLDARDVLFIDEIHRLNAAVEEYLYPAMEDFRLDITIDTGPAARAMKIDLPPFTLIGATTRTGLLTSPLRDRFQIQERLEYYDAKALESILHRSARILGIPLDKDAAREVASRSRGTPRITNRLLRRLRDFAEVEGNGRITLELAQKSLDRLGVDASGLDSMDRKILLTILDKFGGGPVGVETIAASVGEQRDTIEDVYEPFLMQEGFLQRTPRGRMATHRTYQYFKKQPPPTPQGSLF comes from the coding sequence ATGGCGAGGAAGTCCGACACACTCTCGGAAGACGTCCTGCCCGAGGACGTCCGGCTCGAGGCTTCCCTGCGTCCGCGCTCGTTCGACGAGTACGTGGGCCAGGGGCCCGTCGTCGAAAAGCTCAAGGTCTACGTGCAGGCCGCGCGCAGCCGGGGCGAAGCCCTGGACCACTGCCTGTTCTCCGGTCCGCCGGGCCTGGGCAAGACGTCGCTGGCGCACATCATCGCGAACGAGCTGGGCGTGGGCATCCACGTCACCAGCGGCCCCGCGCTGGAGCGCAAGGGGGACCTGGCGGGCCTGCTCACCAACCTCGACGCGCGCGACGTGCTCTTCATCGATGAAATCCACCGCCTCAACGCCGCCGTGGAGGAGTACCTCTACCCGGCCATGGAGGACTTCCGGCTGGACATCACCATCGACACCGGGCCCGCCGCCCGGGCGATGAAGATTGATTTGCCGCCCTTCACCCTGATTGGCGCCACCACGCGCACCGGCCTGCTCACCTCGCCGCTGCGCGACCGCTTCCAGATTCAGGAGCGGCTGGAGTACTACGACGCCAAGGCCCTGGAGAGCATCCTCCACCGCTCCGCGCGCATCCTGGGCATCCCCCTGGACAAGGACGCCGCGCGCGAGGTGGCCAGCCGCTCCCGGGGCACGCCGCGCATCACCAACCGGCTGCTGCGCCGGCTGCGTGACTTCGCGGAGGTGGAGGGCAATGGCAGAATCACCCTGGAGCTGGCGCAGAAGTCGCTGGACAGGCTCGGGGTGGACGCCAGCGGCCTGGACTCCATGGACCGCAAGATCCTGCTGACCATCCTCGACAAGTTCGGCGGCGGCCCGGTGGGCGTGGAGACCATCGCCGCCAGCGTGGGCGAGCAGCGCGATACCATTGAAGACGTGTACGAGCCCTTCCTGATGCAGGAGGGCTTCCTCCAGCGCACGCCGCGGGGCCGGATGGCCACCCACCGCACGTACCAGTACTTCAAGAAGCAGCCACCGCCCACGCCCCAGGGCAGCCTCTTCTGA